In Arthrobacter sp. B3I9, the following are encoded in one genomic region:
- a CDS encoding MFS transporter, producing the protein MIINEINDPPLSASQAAQPAQALTPPLAKDETRSGPLGITKMQRRVLAGGSIGQFIEFYDFTLYGLTAVIFSQLFFPGSNPVAAMLATFATFGVAFVVRPVGGLFFGALGDRIGRRRVLTITLIAIGGATALMGLLPTYGQIGAWAPALLVLCRLIQGFSAGGESVGAPSFVFEHAPVSRRGFWLNITIAATALPSVVAGSMILILSQSMPNEAFMAWGWRFPFLLALPLALFGVWIRSRTVESDAFNEAKAARTKEFSPVREAFRENRLRMVQVIFVMGLTAMGFYFLSAYFVSYVQTTGHLSREQSLLVNAGALALYAVLLPLGGRLGDRFGRKPMLIAGSAALAVLSVPSFMLVTSGSLALALVGQSLFVVALCIYGGGCYTFFVEIFTTRTRFTSAAISYNGAYAVFGGTAPFIGTALVGGTGVPHAPGFYMAAAAAIVFLLVLFTKVPETRGRMG; encoded by the coding sequence ATGATTATCAACGAGATCAACGACCCGCCGTTGTCCGCTTCCCAGGCGGCACAGCCCGCCCAGGCCCTGACCCCGCCCCTGGCCAAGGACGAGACGCGGTCCGGACCGCTCGGCATCACCAAAATGCAACGGCGTGTCCTCGCCGGCGGCAGCATCGGGCAGTTCATCGAGTTCTACGACTTCACCCTCTACGGCCTCACGGCTGTCATCTTTTCCCAGCTGTTCTTCCCCGGCAGCAACCCCGTCGCGGCCATGCTTGCCACTTTCGCCACTTTCGGTGTCGCTTTCGTGGTCCGTCCCGTCGGCGGCCTGTTCTTCGGCGCGCTCGGTGACCGGATCGGTCGTCGCCGGGTCCTGACGATCACGCTCATCGCAATCGGCGGGGCCACCGCCCTCATGGGGCTGCTGCCGACCTACGGCCAGATCGGTGCTTGGGCCCCGGCATTGCTGGTCCTCTGCAGGCTGATCCAGGGCTTCTCCGCCGGCGGCGAGTCGGTGGGAGCACCGTCGTTCGTCTTCGAGCATGCCCCGGTCAGCCGCCGCGGCTTTTGGCTCAACATCACCATTGCCGCCACCGCGCTGCCCTCCGTCGTCGCCGGGTCGATGATCCTCATCCTGAGCCAGTCGATGCCCAATGAAGCGTTCATGGCGTGGGGCTGGCGCTTCCCGTTCCTGCTGGCTTTGCCGCTCGCCTTGTTTGGCGTCTGGATCCGTAGCCGGACGGTGGAAAGCGACGCGTTCAATGAGGCGAAGGCCGCCAGGACCAAGGAGTTCAGCCCGGTGCGCGAAGCTTTCCGCGAAAACCGGCTCCGCATGGTCCAGGTCATCTTCGTGATGGGCCTGACCGCCATGGGCTTCTACTTCCTCTCGGCCTATTTCGTCTCCTACGTCCAGACCACAGGCCACCTGAGCCGCGAGCAGTCCCTCCTGGTCAACGCCGGTGCCCTCGCCCTCTATGCCGTGCTGCTGCCTCTCGGCGGCCGGCTGGGAGACCGCTTCGGCCGCAAACCGATGCTGATTGCAGGTTCGGCCGCGTTGGCAGTGCTTTCAGTGCCGAGCTTCATGCTGGTGACCAGCGGAAGCCTCGCTCTCGCCCTGGTGGGTCAGTCGCTCTTCGTGGTGGCCCTCTGCATCTATGGCGGAGGCTGCTACACCTTCTTCGTCGAAATCTTCACCACCCGCACCCGCTTCACCTCTGCGGCGATCAGCTACAACGGCGCCTACGCGGTCTTCGGCGGCACCGCGCCGTTCATCGGCACCGCCTTGGTCGGCGGCACCGGAGTGCCGCACGCTCCCGGTTTCTACATGGCCGCCGCAGCCGCCATCGTGTTCCTTCTGGTGCTGTTCACCAAGGTTCCCGAGACGCGCGGACGCATGGGCTAG
- a CDS encoding M20 family metallo-hydrolase, with translation MTSAAFLEDFHHVAGIGATPDNGVDRQAATPEDAQTRNWFAGWVRDAGWELQVDGIGNMFGLVEWTPGAPFVLIGSHLDSQPLGGRFDGAYGVLAALHAARRLDAEVAEGGVAPRFNLAVVNWFNEEGGRFAPSIMGSSVFAGLLAQDQMLNVADLQGVTVREALDGIGYLGTDKGPEVAGYAEIHIEQGRILEREGISIGLVDSSWYTQKLDIEVLGEQSHTGATAMADRHDALVAASKIILMVHDVTEDFAEEALVSSVGQLTLEPNSPIVVARRVHLVADLRSGDPDIVKAARAKLIEQIDVLAREHDIKVNVKDFDIRPIRRFPEAGLELADKVAADLGLSARRIQTMAGHDSVAMNTVAPSVMLFVPSVDGVSHCEREFTTDEDMVAGVDMLTGVARELVAGALAETSSQPATATA, from the coding sequence ATGACTTCAGCAGCTTTCCTCGAAGACTTCCACCACGTCGCCGGCATCGGTGCCACACCCGACAACGGTGTCGACCGCCAGGCAGCCACCCCGGAGGATGCGCAGACACGCAACTGGTTCGCCGGTTGGGTGCGCGACGCCGGCTGGGAACTGCAGGTGGACGGCATCGGCAACATGTTCGGGCTGGTGGAGTGGACGCCGGGGGCGCCCTTTGTGCTGATCGGTTCCCACCTGGACAGCCAGCCGCTCGGAGGCAGGTTCGATGGCGCGTACGGCGTCCTGGCCGCCCTGCACGCGGCCCGGCGGCTGGACGCCGAGGTCGCGGAAGGCGGTGTCGCGCCGAGGTTCAACCTGGCGGTGGTGAATTGGTTCAATGAGGAGGGCGGCCGGTTCGCTCCGAGCATCATGGGGAGTTCGGTCTTTGCGGGCCTCCTGGCGCAGGACCAGATGCTGAACGTGGCGGACCTGCAGGGCGTTACCGTCCGTGAGGCGCTGGACGGCATCGGGTACCTGGGCACGGACAAGGGGCCCGAGGTTGCCGGATATGCCGAGATCCACATCGAACAGGGCAGGATCCTGGAACGTGAAGGCATCTCCATCGGCCTGGTGGACAGCAGCTGGTACACCCAGAAACTGGACATCGAGGTGCTCGGCGAACAGTCCCATACCGGGGCGACCGCCATGGCGGACCGGCATGACGCCCTGGTGGCGGCTTCGAAGATCATTCTCATGGTGCACGACGTGACTGAAGATTTCGCGGAGGAGGCCCTGGTCTCATCGGTGGGGCAGCTGACACTCGAACCCAACTCGCCCATCGTGGTGGCGCGAAGGGTGCATCTCGTCGCCGACCTCCGCTCCGGTGACCCGGACATCGTCAAGGCGGCCCGCGCAAAACTCATCGAGCAGATCGATGTGCTGGCGCGCGAGCACGACATCAAAGTCAACGTCAAAGACTTCGATATTCGGCCGATCCGCCGCTTTCCCGAGGCCGGGCTGGAACTCGCGGACAAGGTGGCCGCAGACCTGGGTCTTTCCGCAAGGCGGATCCAGACTATGGCCGGCCACGATTCGGTGGCCATGAACACGGTGGCGCCGTCGGTCATGCTCTTTGTACCGAGCGTGGACGGCGTCTCGCACTGCGAACGGGAATTCACCACCGACGAGGACATGGTTGCCGGTGTGGACATGCTTACGGGCGTAGCCCGCGAGCTGGTTGCCGGCGCCCTGGCCGAAACCTCCTCCCAGCCGGCAACGGCCACCGCATGA
- a CDS encoding amidase has protein sequence MTELHYLDASTALRLFRSRELSPVELMEAVIARTEAVNGGINALTETLFEEALPAARQAAARYARGRDLTPLLGLPVATKEKHGLSGRTLSQGLVARKHELAQTDHPVVDRIRRAGGIIHARTTTPEYSCATVTHSPLWGVTRNPWNRQYSPGGSSGGSGAALAAGLAPLATASDIAGSTRPPASFTGTVGYKAPYGRIPGQAPLSADHYRGDGPMARTVADAALLANIMAGRHPGDHTSLAGTPAISSPPGAAAVSAVAGMRIALCIRLGNYPVAADIEANTRAVAADLRDAGAVVEEVELPWTTEEISRTMFTHFGYLLGPAMEDETEASLELLAPYTRQFMADARAAAGENRFIDGIRAETRIQAQLSAAMSGFDALVCPASAVAALDADGTYLDGIDAEGVRLGHYWQGHMTGPFNINNRCPVLAVPSGMADCGIPTGVQIVGHPFEDATVFTVGAALETVRPWAGRRPDLLVGS, from the coding sequence ATGACAGAGCTGCACTACCTCGACGCGAGCACGGCGCTGCGGCTCTTCCGCTCCCGGGAGCTTTCCCCCGTGGAGCTGATGGAAGCAGTGATCGCGCGCACGGAGGCCGTCAACGGAGGAATCAACGCCCTGACGGAAACCCTGTTCGAGGAGGCGTTGCCGGCGGCACGGCAGGCAGCTGCCCGATATGCGCGCGGCAGGGACCTCACACCATTGCTGGGGCTACCGGTAGCTACGAAGGAAAAGCACGGGCTCAGCGGGCGCACCCTCTCCCAGGGGCTCGTGGCCCGCAAACATGAGCTGGCACAGACAGACCATCCCGTCGTCGACCGGATCCGGCGGGCCGGCGGAATCATCCATGCCCGCACCACCACCCCCGAATACAGCTGTGCCACCGTCACGCACAGTCCTCTGTGGGGAGTCACGCGCAACCCATGGAACCGGCAGTATTCCCCAGGCGGCTCGTCCGGCGGTTCCGGTGCAGCACTGGCGGCCGGGCTAGCGCCGCTCGCCACCGCCTCCGACATCGCCGGTTCCACGCGTCCGCCCGCCTCCTTCACCGGCACCGTCGGCTACAAGGCGCCCTATGGCAGGATCCCCGGCCAGGCCCCGCTCTCCGCGGACCACTACCGGGGCGACGGCCCGATGGCGAGGACAGTGGCGGACGCTGCGCTGCTCGCCAACATCATGGCGGGCCGTCATCCGGGGGACCACACCTCCCTCGCGGGGACTCCGGCGATATCCAGCCCGCCCGGCGCCGCCGCCGTTTCGGCAGTCGCCGGCATGCGCATCGCGCTGTGCATCCGGCTGGGGAACTACCCCGTCGCCGCAGACATCGAGGCGAATACACGCGCTGTTGCCGCCGACCTCCGTGACGCCGGAGCCGTGGTGGAAGAGGTCGAGCTGCCTTGGACCACCGAGGAAATCAGCCGGACGATGTTCACCCATTTCGGGTACCTCCTCGGACCGGCCATGGAGGACGAAACGGAGGCTTCCCTCGAATTGCTGGCCCCGTACACCCGGCAGTTCATGGCGGACGCCCGGGCGGCCGCCGGAGAAAACCGCTTCATCGACGGCATCCGGGCGGAAACCCGGATCCAGGCCCAACTGTCCGCGGCGATGTCGGGCTTCGACGCACTGGTGTGTCCGGCCTCGGCCGTGGCCGCCCTGGATGCGGACGGCACGTACCTCGACGGCATCGACGCGGAGGGCGTGCGTCTGGGGCACTACTGGCAGGGGCATATGACGGGACCGTTCAACATCAATAACCGTTGCCCCGTCCTCGCCGTGCCGAGCGGTATGGCCGACTGCGGCATCCCGACGGGCGTGCAAATCGTGGGCCATCCGTTCGAGGACGCCACGGTCTTCACCGTGGGTGCCGCCCTGGAGACGGTGCGGCCGTGGGCAGGGCGGCGTCCGGACCTCCTGGTAGGCAGCTAG